Part of the Novosphingobium sp. ZN18A2 genome, GAGGCCGGACGCCCCATTGAGGAGAGAGACATGCGCGCCGCCGTTATGCAGGGGCTGCACAAGCCGCTGGTCCTGAAAACGCTGGACGACCCGACGCCGGAAGTGGGCGAAGTCGTGGTCAAGGTCGGCCGTTGCGGCATTTGCGGCTCGGACCTGCATATGACCGAGGACGAGGCTTACGGGCAGGGACCGGGATCGGTGCTGGGCCATGAGTTCGCGGGCGAAGTCGTCGCGCTGGGCAAGGGCGTGGAAGGTTTTGCCACGGGCGACTTCGTCTCTGTCATCCCGCTGATGAGCTGCGGCAAGTGCGCGGCCTGCAAGGCGGGTGAGGTTGCCTGGTGCGAAACCTTCGGCCTGCAGGGCGGCGGCTATGCCGAATACGCGGTGACGCGGCCAAACCAGTGCGTGAAGCTGCCGAAATCCGCCAGCATTGCCGACGGCGCGATTATCGAGCCGCTGGCGGTCGCGCTGCACGGACTGAACATGAGCGCGATGCGAACCGGCGACCGCGTGCTGATCCTTGGCGCGGGGCCGATCGGCCTTGCGGTCGCCTTCTGGGCGCGGCGGCACGGCGCGGGGCGCGTTGTGGTGCAGGACATCGCCGAATTCCAGCGCGAACGGGCGCTGGAGATGGGCGCGCACGATTTCGTGGTCGATGCGGCCGATCCCGTCGGCAGCGCCGAACGCGCGCTGGGCGGCAAGGCGGACATCGTATTCGAATGCGTGGGCATTCCCGGCCTGATCGCGCAAGCGGTGGAACAGGTGCGCAATCGCGGCACGATCCTGCTGCTGGGGCTTTGCACCCGGCCCGACACGTTCAATTCGTTCGCCATGCTGTCAAAGGAAGTGCGCCTTGTAACGTCTGCCTTCTTCACCCGGCAGGAATACGAAGCGGCGCTCGACGCGCTCGATTGCGGAGCGGCAGAGCCGCGCCACCTTGTTACCGACACCATCTCGCTCGCGTCGACGCCCGACGTGTTCGAAAGCCTGAAGAAGCGCACGCACCAGTGCAAGGTGCTGATCGACCCGACCGCCTGAGGAGACAGACCATGAACCCGGTAGAGCAGGCCGTGTGGGACTGCATGAAGCCCACCGAGGCGCTTTACGAAGCGACCGGCAACCCGCTCCACAAGGCGATCGTGCTCAATTTCTGGCGTCACGTCCATCTTGAGGGCGCCGGAATGTTCGATGACATCTGCAATGACG contains:
- a CDS encoding alcohol dehydrogenase catalytic domain-containing protein; translated protein: MRAAVMQGLHKPLVLKTLDDPTPEVGEVVVKVGRCGICGSDLHMTEDEAYGQGPGSVLGHEFAGEVVALGKGVEGFATGDFVSVIPLMSCGKCAACKAGEVAWCETFGLQGGGYAEYAVTRPNQCVKLPKSASIADGAIIEPLAVALHGLNMSAMRTGDRVLILGAGPIGLAVAFWARRHGAGRVVVQDIAEFQRERALEMGAHDFVVDAADPVGSAERALGGKADIVFECVGIPGLIAQAVEQVRNRGTILLLGLCTRPDTFNSFAMLSKEVRLVTSAFFTRQEYEAALDALDCGAAEPRHLVTDTISLASTPDVFESLKKRTHQCKVLIDPTA